A portion of the Marinobacter alexandrii genome contains these proteins:
- a CDS encoding 2'-5' RNA ligase family protein codes for MKVKPEDQLQLYFIAIVPPHEVQSAITNLKHEIAEKYGSSHALNSPPHITLHMPFKWKDKRFEELRQVMKGLNERLDPFIIELKDFDFFEPRVVFVDVLENEQLNQLQAKVKDLCRKQLKLDNSDYKNHPFHPHVTIGFRDLKNVMFFEAKKEFVEREFRCKFQVQKITLLKHDGNKWDVVDF; via the coding sequence TTGAAAGTAAAACCTGAGGATCAGCTCCAGTTATACTTTATTGCAATTGTTCCTCCTCACGAAGTTCAGAGTGCTATTACTAACTTAAAGCATGAGATCGCGGAGAAGTACGGAAGTAGTCATGCGCTAAATTCTCCTCCTCACATTACACTTCACATGCCTTTCAAATGGAAAGACAAGCGCTTTGAGGAACTAAGGCAAGTAATGAAAGGGCTTAATGAGCGTTTGGATCCATTCATTATTGAGTTAAAAGACTTTGACTTCTTTGAGCCTCGGGTTGTTTTTGTGGATGTTTTAGAAAATGAACAGCTAAATCAATTGCAAGCCAAAGTAAAAGATCTTTGCAGAAAACAATTAAAACTGGATAATTCTGATTACAAGAATCACCCTTTTCATCCACATGTAACCATTGGATTTAGAGATTTAAAGAATGTAATGTTTTTTGAAGCTAAGAAAGAGTTTGTGGAAAGAGAATTTAGGTGCAAGTTTCAGGTGCAAAAGATTACTCTTTTGAAGCACGATGGAAACAAGTGGGATGTGGTTGATTTTTGA
- a CDS encoding M12 family metallopeptidase gives MKFLRKCFFLAIGVMAIAACSESDESVDLVSNPADVIANVEQAAPGVQGELIEGYYLGELVELELVAGEYLLNGDIIVPESQISFVAPPEITVSTESTGRTQGRWSNNTVYYAVSSSLPNQSRVTDAIAHWEARTSLRFVQRTNQSDYIFFRSGGGCSSSVGRVGGVQYINLANGCSTGNNIHEIGHAIGLYHEQSRADRDDYVNILFQNIQSGTQQNFQTYVQRGRDGDEYTSALDFGSIMMYPSNAFSNNGQPTITKKDGSTFGAQRDGLSSGDIAGINIMYPESGNGGGEEYQNGQYYTIDGLRVYRYNNLWYWYGNGRNGTRWYQVVNRNGSWFYA, from the coding sequence ATGAAATTTCTAAGAAAATGTTTTTTCTTGGCCATAGGAGTTATGGCCATCGCAGCGTGTAGCGAATCAGATGAATCTGTCGATCTCGTATCTAACCCCGCTGATGTTATAGCAAATGTAGAACAGGCAGCTCCTGGTGTACAAGGAGAGCTAATTGAGGGGTATTATCTAGGAGAGCTTGTAGAATTGGAACTTGTCGCAGGAGAGTATCTCCTAAATGGTGATATCATCGTCCCAGAATCCCAGATTTCATTTGTGGCGCCACCTGAAATCACCGTTTCAACTGAAAGTACTGGTAGAACTCAAGGAAGATGGTCAAATAATACCGTCTATTACGCGGTAAGTTCAAGCCTTCCGAACCAAAGCAGAGTGACAGACGCCATTGCGCATTGGGAAGCAAGGACCTCACTTCGCTTTGTACAGCGAACAAATCAGAGTGACTACATCTTCTTTCGTTCTGGTGGAGGCTGTTCTTCGAGCGTTGGTAGAGTAGGTGGGGTTCAATACATCAACTTGGCTAACGGATGCTCTACTGGAAATAACATCCATGAAATTGGTCATGCCATTGGTTTATACCACGAACAATCAAGGGCCGATAGAGATGATTACGTGAATATTTTATTCCAAAATATTCAGTCTGGAACACAGCAGAACTTCCAGACTTACGTGCAACGTGGAAGAGATGGAGATGAATATACATCTGCATTAGATTTTGGATCTATTATGATGTACCCTTCAAACGCTTTTTCGAATAATGGACAGCCGACGATCACCAAAAAAGATGGAAGTACATTTGGTGCGCAACGAGACGGACTCTCTAGCGGCGACATTGCTGGCATAAACATCATGTATCCAGAATCTGGAAATGGTGGTGGAGAAGAATATCAAAATGGTCAGTACTACACAATAGATGGATTGAGGGTTTACCGCTACAATAATTTATGGTACTGGTATGGCAATGGCCGAAATGGAACAAGATGGTACCAAGTAGTCAATAGAAATGGTTCTTGGTTCTATGCTTAA
- a CDS encoding alpha/beta fold hydrolase: protein MNGLKVFVLVILILYAVGGVGLYLLQERLIFLPESLDQDYQYSFNQNFEEYSLKMKDGAIINTLRFTSDSSRGLILYFHGNAGNLARWGEVVTPFVDMGFEVLIPDYRGYGKSTGKRSDKKLLRDADELYSFAKTLEKEERIILFGRSLGSTFASYLAGKNTPRKVILETPFYSLKDVAKDVIPIYPTSYLLSYQFKSFEYLKTADSPIYIFHGTDDEVVPYESGKRLFESIEGNSKLFTIEGGHHNDLMGFDSYQNKMEEVLISN from the coding sequence ATGAATGGTTTAAAGGTTTTCGTTCTTGTAATATTAATCCTGTATGCAGTAGGTGGTGTAGGATTGTACCTTTTACAAGAAAGGCTAATTTTTCTTCCAGAATCTTTAGATCAGGATTACCAATATTCATTTAATCAGAATTTTGAGGAGTACAGCCTTAAGATGAAGGATGGGGCAATTATCAATACACTCCGTTTTACATCAGACAGTTCTAGAGGTCTGATTCTATATTTTCATGGGAATGCAGGAAACCTAGCTCGCTGGGGTGAGGTCGTTACTCCGTTCGTAGATATGGGGTTTGAGGTGTTGATACCTGACTACCGAGGCTATGGAAAAAGTACCGGCAAGCGGTCAGATAAAAAATTGCTAAGAGATGCGGATGAGCTTTATTCCTTTGCTAAAACATTAGAGAAAGAAGAGCGGATTATCCTGTTTGGTCGGTCACTTGGCTCTACATTTGCTTCGTATCTTGCAGGTAAGAATACTCCGAGAAAAGTCATTTTAGAAACACCTTTTTATAGTTTAAAAGATGTGGCTAAAGATGTCATTCCCATCTACCCAACTAGCTACTTACTCAGCTACCAATTCAAAAGTTTTGAATACTTGAAAACAGCTGATTCTCCGATTTACATATTCCATGGTACCGACGATGAAGTAGTGCCTTATGAGTCAGGAAAGCGACTGTTTGAAAGTATCGAGGGTAATTCCAAGTTATTTACGATTGAAGGTGGACACCATAATGATTTGATGGGCTTTGATTCCTATCAGAATAAGATGGAAGAAGTTTTGATAAGTAATTAA
- a CDS encoding alpha/beta fold hydrolase, producing the protein MITTIILVIVSIYVIVNVAAYFLQEKFLFKPEKLPTDFQFKYEEQNVQEHNLYIGDDVRINGVHFSVTKSKGVVLYLKGNSRSIKGWGKFAVDFNRLGFDVVMMDYRGFGKSTGRRSEREIKGDLQKVYDILKGKVDEKYIVIYGRSMGSGFAAKLASNNSPRMLVLESPYYSMRKVAKRYIPFMPASLILKFPLTTYKWIKYVQCPIKIIHGTKDTLIPFKSSLALANINPGITRLYSVIGGGHNNLHTFEEYHRMLEEALSSSELKPIDPEKSSLNFTRNRKTKQ; encoded by the coding sequence TTGATCACAACAATCATATTAGTAATTGTATCAATCTATGTTATCGTTAATGTAGCGGCGTATTTCTTACAGGAAAAGTTTTTGTTCAAGCCAGAAAAGCTCCCAACAGATTTCCAGTTTAAGTATGAAGAGCAAAATGTACAAGAGCACAATCTCTACATTGGGGATGATGTCAGGATTAATGGCGTTCACTTCAGTGTTACCAAATCAAAAGGGGTTGTTCTGTATCTAAAAGGTAATTCTCGATCAATAAAAGGTTGGGGGAAATTTGCCGTCGATTTTAATCGATTGGGTTTTGATGTAGTGATGATGGACTACCGAGGATTTGGAAAAAGTACCGGCAGACGATCAGAACGAGAAATTAAAGGAGACCTTCAAAAAGTCTATGATATCCTGAAGGGTAAAGTGGATGAAAAATACATCGTTATCTATGGTCGATCAATGGGATCTGGTTTTGCCGCTAAGCTTGCAAGCAACAACAGCCCCCGTATGCTTGTACTAGAGTCTCCTTATTACAGTATGAGGAAAGTAGCGAAAAGGTATATTCCTTTTATGCCTGCTTCCTTGATTCTTAAATTTCCGCTGACCACCTATAAATGGATCAAGTATGTTCAGTGTCCAATCAAAATCATTCACGGAACCAAGGATACACTTATTCCATTCAAATCAAGTCTGGCACTCGCTAATATCAATCCAGGTATCACTCGCTTGTATTCGGTAATTGGGGGTGGTCATAATAATCTTCACACGTTTGAAGAATACCATAGAATGCTTGAAGAAGCCTTGAGTTCCTCAGAACTCAAACCAATTGATCCGGAAAAATCCAGTTTGAATTTTACACGCAATCGAAAAACTAAACAATGA
- a CDS encoding zinc-dependent metalloprotease — MRTYPILAILLITFTLVGCQTSNPAATSINSTPSNNIEGFTSGMNKQEGFFNFYYDEEVGRVFLAVDKVGQEFLYVNSLAAGIGSNDIGLDRGQLGGERVVKFEKHGNKLLLIQPNLDYRAVSNNQDEVKSVAEAFASSVIGGFEIKTKNSSAYLIDITDFLLRDSHDVSGRLRGSSQGNFSVDKSRSAIYMDATFNFPQNTEFESLLTFSGTAKGRLLRSVTPTPDAVTVRTHHSFVELPDNNYTPREFDPRSGFFNISYQDYATPIEEPLVKRFIVRHRLEKKDPNAAMSEAVEPIIYYLDRGAPEPVRSALIEGASWWNQAFEAAGYKDAFQVKVLPEGAHPLDVRYNVIQWVHRSTRGWSYGGGVTDPRTGEMIKGHVSLGSLRVRQDFLIATGLLQPYENGDETPNAMTEMALARLRQLSAHEVGHTLGLAHNFAASVNQRASVMDYPHPYVKMDEQGNIDLSEAYDDKIGAWDKVTITYGYSDFPDGENKSKLDEILKEAFDDDLRYITDQDARPVSGLHSEAHLWDNATNAATELNRMMKIRRVILDKFSEKAIRTGMPMSSIEEALVPMYLFHRYQVDATSKLIGGLNYSYALRGGDEVITEMLSADEQMAALEALLNTVTSESLKLPEALLQKIPPRAFGFGRSRETFQSKTGPTFDYLAAVETAASVPFSFIFNADRFNRLLTFKARNADQPGIDAVLDRITRAVWMTPSASTLDRTIERVIEMEMLKKLMGLAVNDRAYDEVKAKAFAKIKEIKSYAVGRTGRKTNDDGTYYQYVVSQIDQFMDGPGDYKLPSTIKAPDGSPIGSCDF; from the coding sequence ATGAGAACCTACCCTATTTTGGCCATACTCCTGATCACATTCACTTTAGTAGGATGTCAGACATCTAATCCAGCGGCTACCTCAATCAATTCTACTCCTTCTAACAACATTGAAGGATTTACTTCTGGTATGAACAAGCAAGAAGGCTTTTTCAATTTCTATTATGATGAAGAGGTAGGCAGAGTGTTTCTAGCAGTAGATAAAGTTGGACAAGAGTTTTTATACGTCAATTCCCTTGCGGCTGGAATAGGTTCCAATGACATAGGTTTAGATAGAGGGCAGCTTGGAGGAGAACGAGTTGTGAAGTTTGAAAAACATGGAAACAAGCTATTACTTATTCAGCCAAATTTAGATTACCGTGCAGTGAGTAATAATCAAGATGAAGTAAAATCCGTGGCGGAGGCTTTTGCCAGCTCGGTAATTGGGGGATTTGAAATTAAGACAAAGAATAGCAGTGCTTATCTGATTGATATCACAGATTTTCTGCTAAGAGATTCGCATGATGTCAGTGGAAGATTAAGAGGTTCGAGTCAAGGAAATTTTTCGGTGGACAAATCCAGATCAGCCATCTACATGGATGCCACCTTCAACTTCCCTCAAAATACAGAATTTGAGTCGCTGCTTACTTTTTCTGGAACTGCGAAAGGGCGATTGTTAAGATCCGTGACCCCCACTCCAGATGCTGTAACAGTGCGAACTCATCACTCATTTGTCGAACTCCCTGATAACAATTACACCCCTCGGGAATTTGATCCACGGAGTGGCTTTTTCAATATCTCTTATCAAGACTATGCGACTCCAATAGAGGAGCCTTTAGTTAAACGATTTATTGTCAGACACAGACTGGAAAAGAAAGACCCGAATGCGGCAATGAGTGAGGCTGTTGAACCAATTATTTACTACCTAGATAGAGGAGCGCCTGAACCTGTTCGATCTGCCTTGATTGAAGGCGCAAGCTGGTGGAATCAGGCTTTCGAAGCAGCAGGGTACAAAGATGCGTTTCAAGTCAAGGTACTACCTGAAGGGGCACATCCCTTGGATGTTAGATACAATGTGATCCAATGGGTACATCGCTCTACCAGAGGGTGGAGTTATGGTGGTGGAGTGACTGACCCTCGAACTGGAGAGATGATTAAAGGGCATGTGAGCTTAGGATCGTTACGGGTGCGTCAAGATTTTCTGATTGCTACCGGATTGCTACAACCCTACGAAAATGGAGATGAGACACCCAATGCAATGACAGAAATGGCTCTTGCCAGGTTACGTCAACTCTCAGCACATGAGGTCGGCCACACACTTGGGTTGGCACACAACTTTGCTGCTAGCGTCAATCAAAGAGCATCAGTTATGGATTATCCGCATCCTTATGTGAAAATGGATGAACAAGGCAATATTGATTTAAGTGAAGCTTATGATGATAAAATTGGTGCATGGGACAAAGTGACCATCACGTATGGCTACAGTGATTTTCCAGACGGAGAGAACAAGTCTAAACTTGATGAAATCCTGAAAGAAGCATTTGATGATGATCTTAGGTACATCACAGATCAAGATGCACGTCCAGTAAGTGGCCTTCATTCAGAAGCTCACCTTTGGGATAATGCAACAAATGCTGCCACTGAACTTAATCGCATGATGAAGATTCGGCGTGTTATTCTGGATAAATTTTCAGAGAAAGCAATCCGTACCGGTATGCCAATGAGTTCCATCGAGGAGGCTCTAGTTCCCATGTATTTGTTTCATCGATATCAAGTTGATGCTACCTCTAAACTGATAGGAGGACTGAATTATAGTTACGCATTGCGTGGTGGGGACGAAGTGATTACTGAGATGCTATCAGCAGATGAGCAAATGGCTGCACTAGAAGCATTGCTGAATACGGTCACTTCAGAAAGTCTGAAACTCCCTGAAGCCTTACTTCAGAAAATACCGCCTAGAGCTTTTGGGTTTGGTAGATCCAGGGAGACATTCCAATCCAAGACAGGTCCTACATTTGATTACCTGGCTGCCGTTGAAACCGCAGCAAGTGTTCCTTTCAGTTTTATTTTTAATGCTGACCGCTTCAATAGATTGCTTACTTTCAAAGCAAGAAATGCGGATCAGCCTGGTATTGACGCAGTGCTTGACAGAATTACAAGAGCAGTCTGGATGACCCCATCTGCCAGCACCTTGGATAGAACGATTGAGCGAGTAATAGAAATGGAGATGCTTAAAAAACTGATGGGTCTGGCTGTGAATGATAGAGCTTATGATGAAGTGAAAGCTAAGGCATTTGCTAAAATCAAAGAAATTAAATCATATGCTGTAGGAAGAACAGGAAGAAAAACCAATGACGATGGTACGTACTATCAATACGTTGTTTCACAGATTGATCAGTTCATGGATGGGCCTGGTGACTATAAATTGCCTAGTACCATTAAAGCGCCGGATGGATCTCCTATTGGCAGTTGTGATTTTTAA
- a CDS encoding AbiH family protein produces the protein MNRLIILGNGFDLAHGLPTKYSDFLLYYLKKAISEVRQTRTKYRDPLINLNYPLGHLTKDDFNSYRTLVDSLLETGSPLSSYTPLTINKKGFLHKILSKGSLSKWQNLELLYHDFIINLLDSLKSKKITDKTANTRLKEFHKSLEFFLQEFKLYLEQVVSPMIDKTESIEAFKKEFDSKEKLIFLNFNYTQTVRKYIKFEEAYIINIHGLADSIESEICFGFGDEHSPRYDEIENLYENEFLKYSKSMFYSRDETYRHLLGLLSQKFKVDIFGHSCGITDRTLLKQIFEDEHCVGIHYHYYSSRKDHREKYIELSRHFEDKKRLRKIVRPAESSTPCPQLS, from the coding sequence GTGAATAGACTAATAATTCTGGGGAATGGGTTTGATTTAGCTCATGGCCTTCCCACCAAATATTCAGATTTTCTATTATATTATTTAAAAAAAGCAATATCTGAAGTTCGTCAAACAAGAACGAAATATAGAGACCCTCTAATTAATCTCAATTATCCTTTAGGGCATCTTACAAAAGATGATTTTAACTCTTACAGAACTTTAGTCGATTCACTACTCGAAACTGGCAGTCCACTTTCATCATATACACCTCTTACAATAAATAAGAAGGGATTTCTTCATAAAATTCTTTCAAAGGGGAGTCTTTCAAAATGGCAAAATTTAGAGCTTTTATACCACGATTTTATTATCAATCTATTAGATTCGTTAAAGTCGAAAAAGATTACTGATAAAACTGCCAACACAAGGCTCAAAGAATTCCATAAGTCATTGGAGTTTTTTCTTCAGGAATTCAAGCTTTATCTAGAACAAGTAGTGTCCCCTATGATAGATAAGACGGAATCAATTGAGGCCTTTAAGAAGGAATTCGATTCAAAAGAGAAACTAATATTTTTAAACTTTAATTATACTCAGACTGTAAGAAAGTACATTAAGTTTGAAGAAGCATATATTATTAATATTCATGGATTGGCGGATTCTATTGAATCTGAAATTTGTTTTGGTTTTGGAGATGAACACTCTCCTAGATATGATGAAATAGAAAACTTGTATGAAAACGAGTTTTTAAAGTATTCTAAATCAATGTTTTATTCAAGGGATGAAACCTATAGGCACTTATTGGGCCTTTTAAGCCAAAAATTCAAGGTAGATATTTTTGGTCATTCATGTGGAATTACTGATAGGACTTTACTCAAGCAAATCTTTGAAGACGAACATTGCGTAGGGATACATTATCATTATTATTCATCTCGCAAAGACCATCGTGAAAAATATATTGAGTTAAGTAGGCACTTTGAAGATAAAAAAAGACTAAGAAAAATTGTACGACCTGCAGAGTCGAGCACTCCATGTCCTCAACTTAGTTAA
- a CDS encoding type II toxin-antitoxin system PemK/MazF family toxin, with product MKQGEIWYADLSPVKGSEQSGFRPVVIVSGNLLNEHLKIVIVCPLTTKVKGYKGNPILAPNKQNKLSGRSEILVFHIRSVSKNRLVRKIGKISKQEVSTFQTTVSDILRY from the coding sequence GTGAAACAGGGAGAAATTTGGTATGCGGACTTGAGCCCAGTGAAAGGAAGTGAGCAGTCTGGTTTTCGACCGGTTGTAATTGTAAGCGGAAATCTCCTGAATGAGCATCTTAAAATTGTTATAGTCTGCCCACTAACTACCAAAGTGAAAGGATATAAAGGGAATCCGATATTAGCACCTAACAAACAAAACAAACTTTCTGGGCGATCAGAAATATTGGTCTTTCACATTCGATCAGTGTCTAAAAATCGATTAGTCAGAAAGATTGGCAAAATCTCAAAACAAGAGGTATCTACTTTTCAAACTACTGTCAGTGATATTTTGAGGTATTAA
- a CDS encoding ribbon-helix-helix protein, CopG family yields the protein MAVFTSTLPDDLLKRLSENAKKLSVPKNKLLERALNAYLDQINKAEYAKSYKQFGDDEDIMKAAEEGMSDYYKQIEDQ from the coding sequence ATGGCTGTTTTTACAAGCACTCTCCCAGACGATTTACTTAAAAGGCTTTCTGAAAATGCCAAGAAGCTTTCTGTCCCTAAAAACAAGCTTTTAGAAAGAGCTCTAAATGCTTATTTAGACCAAATAAATAAAGCTGAATATGCTAAATCATATAAGCAATTTGGTGATGATGAGGATATCATGAAGGCGGCAGAGGAAGGGATGTCTGATTATTACAAACAAATTGAGGATCAGTGA
- a CDS encoding prephenate dehydratase domain-containing protein produces the protein MTKQKIAIQGLKGSFHHEAANHFFGNDIGLAECETFSEVMHGVTRGEVDHGLMAIENSTAGCIIPNYSLLRKNDVEVVGEVGLRVKLNLMTLEETSLDELEEAHSHQMAIRQCGNFFKDFQHIKLVEAFDTAGSAKMVRDKKMEKTAAIAGNLAAEEYGLKVIQAGIEDHELNYTRFLVIQKKGSEQVDNPNKVSVYFQTKHDPGSLSQVLGVISGLGINLGKLQSHPVPSKNSLYGFYATLEIQDRHQLEDLKRLMVRMTIQFEILGVYKKGETHG, from the coding sequence ATGACGAAACAAAAAATAGCCATACAAGGACTCAAGGGTAGCTTTCACCATGAAGCAGCTAATCATTTTTTTGGAAATGATATTGGGCTTGCGGAGTGCGAAACGTTTTCGGAAGTCATGCATGGGGTGACCAGAGGAGAAGTAGACCATGGTTTAATGGCAATAGAGAATTCTACTGCGGGCTGTATCATTCCTAATTATTCCTTGTTGAGGAAGAATGACGTAGAAGTAGTAGGGGAGGTGGGCCTCAGAGTAAAACTCAACTTGATGACATTAGAGGAAACCTCATTGGATGAATTGGAGGAGGCACATTCTCATCAGATGGCCATCAGGCAATGTGGAAACTTCTTTAAAGATTTTCAACATATCAAGTTGGTAGAAGCTTTTGATACAGCTGGCAGTGCCAAAATGGTTAGAGATAAAAAAATGGAGAAAACTGCTGCCATAGCAGGAAATCTTGCTGCTGAAGAATATGGATTGAAGGTCATTCAAGCGGGTATTGAAGATCATGAATTGAATTATACAAGATTTCTGGTAATCCAAAAGAAGGGTTCTGAACAAGTAGATAATCCTAATAAAGTATCAGTTTATTTCCAGACTAAACATGATCCCGGATCATTATCTCAGGTGCTTGGCGTAATAAGCGGACTTGGAATAAATCTTGGCAAACTGCAGTCTCATCCAGTCCCTAGTAAGAATTCACTCTATGGGTTTTATGCTACACTTGAGATTCAAGACAGACACCAATTAGAAGATTTAAAGCGACTGATGGTAAGGATGACAATACAATTTGAAATTTTAGGAGTTTACAAAAAAGGAGAGACGCATGGTTGA
- a CDS encoding aminotransferase class I/II-fold pyridoxal phosphate-dependent enzyme: MVDSLKSKRLSGVGEYYFSKKLKQIEELNKAGHQVLNLGIGSPDLKPPQSVQDALIAGLEESNANQYQSYKGIPELREAFASWYQTYFDLSLNPDQEVLPLIGSKEGIMHISMSLLNERDKVLVPNPGYPTYGAASKIAGAEVIHYTLNENNNYLPDFDELELLENVKLMWVNYPHMPTGTDGSEELFQRLVNFSRKKGIIIVNDNPYGFILTNEQNSLLKHRHESDLVLELNSLSKSHNMAGWRVGLISGNPDLIQTILTFKSNMDSGQFKPIMRAAIAALNEPKSWYDQINSEYRKRREKVLEIVDLIDCKITNKQVGMFVWTKISTKHQQAELFADHLLEEYKIFVPPGSVFGSEGGQYIRFSLCSDMPVWNEVINRIKEKK; encoded by the coding sequence ATGGTTGATTCATTAAAATCTAAACGGTTATCAGGAGTCGGGGAATACTATTTTTCTAAAAAGCTCAAGCAAATAGAAGAGCTAAACAAAGCTGGCCATCAAGTGCTAAACCTTGGTATCGGAAGCCCCGACTTGAAACCTCCTCAATCAGTTCAGGATGCACTAATAGCTGGTTTGGAAGAGTCAAACGCCAATCAGTACCAAAGTTATAAGGGCATTCCAGAATTGAGAGAAGCATTTGCGAGTTGGTACCAAACATATTTCGATCTTTCTCTCAACCCTGATCAAGAAGTTCTTCCATTGATCGGGTCGAAAGAAGGAATTATGCATATAAGCATGTCGCTTCTTAATGAAAGAGATAAGGTGCTTGTACCGAACCCTGGTTATCCTACATATGGAGCTGCCTCAAAGATTGCTGGAGCAGAGGTGATTCATTATACACTAAATGAGAACAACAATTACCTCCCGGATTTTGATGAATTGGAGTTGTTAGAAAATGTGAAATTGATGTGGGTGAATTATCCCCATATGCCCACCGGAACTGATGGAAGTGAAGAATTATTCCAAAGGCTTGTGAATTTCTCTCGAAAGAAAGGAATCATCATCGTCAATGACAATCCCTATGGATTCATTCTAACAAATGAACAAAACAGCCTACTTAAGCACAGACATGAATCTGATTTGGTTTTGGAACTCAACAGTTTATCTAAGTCGCATAATATGGCTGGTTGGAGAGTTGGATTAATTTCCGGAAATCCCGACTTAATACAAACCATCTTGACCTTCAAAAGCAATATGGATTCTGGTCAGTTTAAACCGATAATGCGCGCAGCTATTGCAGCTTTAAACGAACCTAAAAGTTGGTATGATCAAATAAACAGTGAGTATAGAAAACGAAGGGAGAAAGTGTTGGAAATAGTGGATCTCATCGACTGTAAGATCACGAATAAACAAGTAGGCATGTTTGTATGGACTAAAATTTCCACGAAGCATCAACAAGCTGAATTATTTGCAGATCACCTATTAGAAGAATATAAAATTTTTGTCCCTCCAGGAAGTGTTTTTGGATCTGAGGGAGGTCAGTATATCAGGTTTTCACTATGCAGTGATATGCCCGTTTGGAATGAAGTTATTAATAGAATTAAGGAAAAGAAATGA
- a CDS encoding chorismate mutase has translation MNTKPIELINQKRPVVISGPCSAETEDQVLQTCTQLAETGKVDVLRAGIWKPRTRPNSFEGVGAVGLGWLKKAREQTGLPISVEVANLNHVFECLKHQVDILWIGARTTVNPFSVQEIADALKGTDATVLVKNPINADIELWTGALERLNKAGITKLGMVHRGFAQHGNSIYRNEPKWQLAVEMKRRFSEIPLICDPSHIAGNRELLQGISQQALDMDFDGLMIESHITPDEALSDRAQQVTPQRLEELVDSLVIRRPHIPDEELTNKLSLLRNQIDLIDDDLLKLLGERMKVAEEIGEVKKEKGITILQTNRWEEIIEKASENGALQGLSKKFMIRYLNAIHQESIDHQNEVMNQSELSEE, from the coding sequence ATGAATACTAAGCCAATAGAATTAATTAATCAAAAGCGACCTGTTGTAATCTCAGGCCCTTGTAGTGCTGAGACAGAAGATCAGGTTTTGCAAACGTGTACCCAGCTTGCAGAAACAGGGAAAGTAGATGTTTTACGGGCAGGTATTTGGAAGCCAAGGACCCGGCCAAACAGTTTTGAAGGAGTAGGTGCTGTAGGTCTTGGATGGTTGAAAAAAGCCAGAGAACAGACGGGCTTACCTATATCAGTAGAAGTAGCAAATTTGAATCACGTCTTTGAGTGTTTGAAACATCAAGTTGATATACTCTGGATTGGGGCAAGAACTACCGTAAATCCATTCTCTGTGCAGGAAATTGCTGATGCCTTAAAAGGAACTGACGCCACAGTTTTGGTTAAAAACCCGATTAATGCAGATATAGAATTGTGGACAGGGGCATTAGAGCGTTTGAACAAGGCTGGAATTACCAAGCTTGGAATGGTGCATCGTGGGTTCGCGCAGCATGGTAATAGCATCTACCGAAATGAACCTAAATGGCAGCTGGCTGTCGAAATGAAAAGGCGTTTTTCTGAGATTCCACTTATATGTGATCCAAGCCATATTGCAGGGAATCGAGAGCTATTGCAAGGAATTTCACAGCAAGCATTAGACATGGATTTTGATGGATTGATGATTGAGTCTCACATTACTCCAGATGAGGCATTGAGTGATCGTGCTCAGCAAGTAACGCCTCAGCGACTGGAGGAGCTTGTGGATAGTTTAGTAATCAGACGTCCTCACATTCCGGACGAAGAGTTGACCAATAAGCTTTCGCTTTTAAGAAATCAAATCGATTTAATTGACGATGATCTTTTGAAATTGCTTGGTGAAAGAATGAAGGTAGCTGAGGAAATTGGGGAGGTTAAAAAGGAAAAGGGAATTACGATACTTCAAACAAACAGATGGGAAGAAATCATTGAAAAAGCGAGTGAGAATGGTGCTTTGCAAGGTTTATCTAAAAAATTCATGATTAGATATTTGAATGCTATACATCAAGAGTCAATCGATCATCAAAATGAAGTGATGAATCAATCAGAGTTGAGTGAAGAATAA